The Parambassis ranga chromosome 19, fParRan2.1, whole genome shotgun sequence genome contains a region encoding:
- the LOC114452073 gene encoding potassium channel subfamily K member 1-like — protein sequence MVRSCTAQWCVQFVDRHQSRLNFALLVVGYILYLLIGAGIFSAIELPYENELRQELKAARRDFLNNNTCVSDEHLEELLARALQAINYGVSLLGNDSNNVRNWDFVSSLFFTSTVLTTTGYGHTVPLSDEGKAFCIFYSLFGIPVTLFFLSAVVQRLMVLVTQRPVSYFHRRWAMTKSNLGVIHATCLTLIMTLLFLIIPAWIFITLEKDWNFLESLYFCFISLTTIGLGDYVPGQTHSKKANPHPQLYRLAITVYLLLGLVCVLVVLETCCELPQMRRLRQRFYQENVRELDSETTKIIEQDQLSNTLDHLPVIPSVSEQAASWQQDNKSAAPYAPVSGSAVNNR from the exons ATGGTGCgcagctgcacagcacagtGGTGCGTCCAGTTCGTCGACAGGCATCAGTCGCGGCTGAATTTCGCCCTGCTGGTCGTCGGTTACATCCTTTACCTCCTCATCGGCGCCGGGATCTTCTCCGCCATCGAGCTGCCCTACGAGAACGAACTCCGGCAAGAGCTGAAAGCGGCCCGGCGTGACTTCCTGAACAACAACACCTGCGTCTCCGATGAGCACCTGGAGGAGCTCCTGGCCCGCGCGTTGCAGGCCATCAACTATGGAGTGTCCCTCCTGGGAAACGACAGCAACAACGTCCGCAACTGGGACTTTGTGTCGTCCCTGTTCTTCACCAGCACCGTGCTGACCACAACAG GTTATGGCCACACTGTGCCTCTCTCTGATGAAGGGAAGGCCTTCTGCATCTTCTACTCCCTCTTTGGCATCCCTGtcaccctcttcttcctctctgctgttgtgcaaaGGCTCATGGTCCTGGTAACGCAGCGCCCTGTGTCCTACTTTCACCGCCGATGGGCCATGACGAAGTCAAATCTGGGCGTCATTCATGCCACCTGTCTCACCCTCATCATGACCCTGCTCTTCCTCATTATCCCTGCGTGGATCTTCATCACCCTGGAGAAGGATTGGAACTTCCTAGAATCtctgtatttctgtttcatcTCTCTGACGACCATCGGCCTTGGGGATTATGTCCCTGGACAGACCCACAGTAAAAAGGCCAACCCACACCCACAGCTGTACAGGCTGGCCATTACAG TCTACCTGCTTCTTGGTTTGGTGTGTGTCCTGGTGGTGTTGGAGACATGCTGCGAGCTTCCACAGATGAGACGCTTAAGACAGAGGTTCTACCAAGAAAATGTTCGGGAGCTGGACTCTGAGACCACTAAGATCATTGAGCAGGACCAGCTGAGCAACACATTGGACCACCTGCCAGTCATCCCTTCTGTGTCAGAACAGGCTGCATCTTGGCAGCAGGACAACAAGTCAGCAGCGCCTTACGCGCCAGTGTCGGGATCTGCTGTCAACAACAGATGA